Proteins from a genomic interval of Zingiber officinale cultivar Zhangliang chromosome 2A, Zo_v1.1, whole genome shotgun sequence:
- the LOC122040991 gene encoding exocyst complex component EXO70A1-like: protein MGASDALTERAAFLRDSLHKSRTNTDRMVSMLGSFDHRLSALEAAMRPTQVRTYAIRMAHGNIDKTLKSADIILGYFERMREAELKLSRGPRDDLESYLTAIDQLRSISRFFSSNKSLRNNDGVVNQANNTLLKAVTRLEDEFRSLLTTHSKPVPPDSLFGSLPEISQPLSGSLDQQSESVSNHSENQVKSSEPSALTPPKLIPPRILPLLHKLAQQLVQAGRQQQCLKIYREVRSSTLEKSLSSLGVEKLSRDEVQKLPWESLETKIGNWIHHMRIAVKLLFAWERELCNQIFEGIGSVKDQCFSEITANSMMVLLSFGEAIAKSKRSPEKLFVLLDMYEVMHELQPEIESIFEGKACSEMRDSAFTLTRHLAQTAQETFGDFEDAVEKDASKTFIADGTVHPLTSYVINYVKFLFDYQATLKQLFQEFGPGDGTSSQLASITMRIMQALQSNLDVKSKMYKDTALQLLFLMNNIHYIVKSVRRSEAKDILGDDWIQRHRRIVQQNANQYRRVAWSKILQTLSAQGLSSSGGSGVPGTEGGGSSGLVPKPILKDKFKSFNMQFEELCMRQCEWTVPDQELRESLRLAVAEVLLPAYRSFIKRFGPLLENGKNPSKYIKYSPENLEARLGELFEGKSSASKSSTETRR from the exons ATGGGGGCGAGCGACGCCCTGACGGAGCGGGCGGCCTTTCTCCGCGACTCCCTCCACAAGAGCCGCACCAACACCGACCGCATGGTCTCCATGCTCGGATCCTTCGACCACCGCCTCTCCGCCCTCGAAGCCGCCATGCGCCCCACACAG GTGCGCACCTATGCTATTCGTATGGCTCACGGGAACATCGACAAGACCCTCAAATCAGCGGACATTATACTTGGATACTTCGAACGCATGAGAGAG GCAGAGCTCAAATTGTCAAGGGGACCACGTGATGATCTTGAAAGTTATCTCACAGCAATTGATCAGCTTAGAAGCATCTCACGGTTTTTTAGCTCAAATAAAAGTCTAAGAAACAATGATGGTGTGGTCAACCAAGCTAACAATACTCTTTTGAAGGCAGTAACAAGACTTGAGGATGAATTTCGTTCACTCCTAACTACTCATAG TAAGCCGGTCCCTCCTGACAGTCTCTTTGGATCTCTTCCGGAGATATCACAGCCATTGTCAGGATCACTTGACCAGCAGAGTGAAAGTGTTTCCAATCACTCTGAAAACCAAGTCAAAAGCTCTGAGCCTTCTGCATTGACACCTCCTAAACTTATTCCTCCAAGGATTTTACCTCTTCTGCATAAGTTAGCTCAACAGTTAGTTCAAGCTGGACGACAACAACAATGCCTTAAGATATACAG GGAAGTTCGCTCTTCAACTTTAGAGAAGAGTCTTTCAAGCCTGGGAGTTGAGAAACTCAGTAGAGATGAGGTGCAAAAACTTCCCTGGGAGTCTCTTGAAACAAAAATTGGAAATTGGATTCACCACATGAGGATTGCT GTGAAACTTCTCTTTGCTTGGGAACGAGAATTATGCAACCAGATCTTTGAAGGCATTGGTTCTGTTAAGGACCAATGTTTTTCTGAAATAACCGCAAACAGCATGATGGTGCTACTAAGTTTTGGAGAGGCAATTGCTAAAAGCAAACGGTCACCAGAAAAGTTGTTTGTGCTGCTAGACATGTATGAAGTAATGCATGAACTTCAACCAGAG ATTGAATCAATATTTGAGGGGAAGGCTTGCTCTGAGATGCGGGATTCTGCATTTACCTTGACAAGGCACTTAGCACAAACAGCACAAGAGACATTTGGTGATTTTGAGGATGCTGTTGAGAAGGATGCTTCAAAAACATTTATTGCTGATGGAACTGTCCACCCGTTGACCAGCTATGTCATTAACTATGTGAAATTTCTGTTTGA CTATCAGGCGACACTTAAGCAACTTTTTCAGGAGTTTGGACCAGGAGACGGCACAAGCTCCCAACTAGCATCTATAACTATGAGAATTATGCAAGCCCTTCAGAGTAATTTGGATGTGAAATCCAAGATGTATAAAGATACTGCTTTGCAGTTATTATTTCTTATGAATAACATCCACTACATTGTAAAATCTGTACGGAG GTCAGAAGCAAAAGATATATTGGGTGATGATTGGATCCAAAGACACCGTAGGATTGTACAACAGAATGCAAATCAATATCGAAGAGTTGCTTGGTCAAAG ATATTGCAGACCCTCTCGGCCCAAGGTTTGTCTTCGTCAGGAGGTAGTGGTGTGCCAGGAACTGAAGGTGGTGGCAGTAGTGGTTTAGTTCCAAAACCAATACTGAAGGACAA GTTCAAGTCGTTCAATATGCAGTTTGAGGAGCTATGCATGAGACAATGTGAGTGGACGGTACCTGATCAAGAGCTGCGCGAATCATTGAGGCTTGCAGTTGCTGAGGTTCTTTTACCAGCATATCGATCTTTCATAAAACGGTTTGG GCCGCTACTTGAGAACGGAAAGAATCCATCAAAATACATCAAATATAGTCCAGAAAATCTGGAGGCAAGGTTGGGTGAATTGTTTGAGGGGAAGTCGTCAGCATCAAAGTCTAGCACAGAGACAAGGCGCTGA
- the LOC122039562 gene encoding S-adenosylmethionine synthase 1: protein MDNTFLFTSESVNEGHPDKICDQVSDAILDACLEQDPESKVACETCTKTNMVMVFGEITTKAKVNYEKIVRDTCRAIGFVSADVGLDADRCNVLVNIEEQSPDIAQGVHGHLTKKPEEIGAGDQGHMFGYATDETPELMPLTHVLATQLGARLTDVRKNKTCPWLRPDGKTQVTVEYRNESGAMVPVRVHTVLISTQHDETVSNDQIAADLKKHVIEPVIPAQYIDDRTIFHLNPSGRFVIGGPHGDAGLTGRKIIIDTYGGWGAHGGGAFSGKDPTKVDRSGAYIVRQAAKSVVASGLARRCLVQVSYAIGVPEPLSVFVDTYKTGKIGDREILALIKESFDFRPGMIAVNLDLKRGGNMRYQKTAAYGHFGRDDADFTWEKVKLLKPRA from the exons ATGGATAACACGTTCCTGTTCACTTCGGAGTCGGTGAACGAGGGCCACCCGGACAAGATCTGCGACCAGGTGTCGGACGCGATCTTGGACGCGTGCTTGGAGCAGGATCCGGAGAGCAAGGTGGCGTGCGAGACGTGCACCAAGACCAATATGGTGATGGTGTTCGGGGAGATCACCACCAAGGCTAAGGTCAACTACGAGAAGATCGTCCGCGACACCTGCCGCGCCATCGGCTTCGTCTCCGCCGACGTCGGCCTCGACGCCGACCGCTGCAACGTGCTCGTCAACATCGAGGAGCAGAGCCCCGACATCGCGCAGGGGGTTCACGGCCACCTCACCAAGAAGCCCGAGGAGATCGGCGCCGGCGACCAGGGCCATATGTTCGGCTACGCCACCGACGAGACCCCCGAGCTGATGCCGCTCACCCACGTCCTCGCTACCCAGCTCGGCGCGCGCCTTACCGACGTCCGCAAGAACAAGACCTGCCCCTGGCTCCGGCCCGACGGGAAGACTcag GTGACGGTGGAGTACCGGAATGAGAGCGGCGCCATGGTGCCGGTCCGGGTCCACACCGTGCTCATCTCGACTCAGCACGACGAGACGGTGAGTAACGACCAGATCGCCGCCGACCTGAAGAAGCACGTGATCGAGCCGGTGATCCCGGCGCAGTACATCGACGACCGCACCATCTTCCACCTCAACCCCTCGGGCCGCTTCGTCATCGGCGGGCCCCACGGCGACGCGGGGCTGACGGGCCGCAAGATCATCATCGACACCTACGGTGGGTGGGGCGCCCACGGAGGCGGGGCCTTCTCCGGCAAGGACCCCACCAAGGTGGATCGCAGCGGCGCGTACATCGTGCGCCAGGCGGCGAAGAGCGTGGTGGCGTCGGGGCTGGCGCGCCGCTGCCTGGTGCAGGTCTCCTACGCCATCGGGGTGCCGGAGCCGCTCTCGGTGTTCGTCGACACGTACAAGACGGGGAAGATCGGCGACCGGGAGATTCTGGCGCTGATCAAGGAGAGCTTCGACttccgacctggaatgatcgccGTCAATCTCGACTTGAAGCGCGGCGGCAACATGAGGTACCAGAAGACGGCGGCCTACGGCCACTTCGGCCGCGACGACGCCGACTTCACCTGGGAGAAGGTCAAACTTCTCAAACCACGTGCGTAA